The genomic stretch GGAAGGTCTTGAGATGCGGCATATATTCGAAATCGAAATTTTCGCCGTTCAAGAGACCGATCGCTGGATGTCCGGTGGCCTTCTCCACCTCCATAACGATGGCATGGACCTGATCCAGACCTATGGTCGTCCGCGTGATATGTTCCAGATCGATCGATATCCCGAGTTTGCGCAGTATGTCCTGAATGTCAACACCCAGCTTCACCGCCGTGCTGATAATTCCAGGCAGCACGACCGCCGACGTTTTCACATGGCCCGCATGGGAATCGTCTTTCATGAGCATCTCCTGACGCTGGATTGTACTATATGTCAAGTTGGAAATCCGCCATTTTATTTCCCGTTGAGGGCTTGCATGGATGAGCATGGCAGGAAATCAATTGTTAAAATCATTGACAGCACAATTCGGAAAGTTCTATTCATTCTGTGAACTCTTTTCATTAGAAATGTTTCCGCGTCCAGAATAAAGGGGTCAGGTCTGCCTTTGACCCATGTCATGGTATATTGCGGGGCCTGCCCCCGCCTTTGATATAAAATGTGTCGGCAGGGTTTCACTGCGTGCGGTGTTGACTCAGAAACTTGAAAGGACGGTGAAAGATGAAGCCAACCGGTAACGGCAGAAAGACGGAAAAGGTGGTGCGGACGGCGGACAAAGAAAGAAAATCGGATGGGATACGCTCCGATCTTGCCGACGTCATCGAGCGGCATGCTTTCGGATCGGACGAACGCCGTCCCGAAGCGGTAAAGCGCCTGCGGGAAAAAAACCGGAGAACGGCTCGCGCGAATGTGCTGGACCTTTGCGATCCCGATAGTTTCATCGAATATGGAGCCCTGGCGATCGCCGCCCAGCGCTTGAGAAGATCCACTGATGATCTGATCAAAAAGACCCCGGCAGACGGCCTGATCACCGGGATTGGTTCCGTTAACGGCGATATGTTCGGTCATGATAAGGCCCGCTGCATGGTGATGGCGTACGATTACTCGGTTCTGGCCGGCACCCAGGGGTTTTTCAATCATAAAAAGAAGGATCGTATGCTGAAGCTGGCGCACGAATTGGGGATCCCCGTCATCCTCTTCGCGACGGGCGGCGGCGGAAGACCGGGTGACGTTGACGCGATGAGTGTTGTTGTTTCCGGGCTGGATTATTCGACGTTCTATGAGTTTGCCCGGCTGAGCGGGCGTGTCCCCGTGGTCGGCATAGTGTCCGGACCGTGCTTTGCGGGGAATGCGGTCCTGGCCGGATGCTGTGACGTGATCATTGCAACCGGAGATTCAAACATCGGTATGGGCGGTCCGGTCATGATCGAAGGCGGCGGCCTCGGCGTCTTCAAGCCGGAAGAGGTCGGGCCGATGGATATTCAGGCCGGTAACGGCGTGGTCGACATCGTTGTTGAATGCGAAGAGGAGACCGTTGCGGCGGCCAGAAAATATCTGTCATATTTTCAGGGTTCCCTTTCCGAATGGCA from Deltaproteobacteria bacterium encodes the following:
- a CDS encoding biotin carboxylase gives rise to the protein MKPTGNGRKTEKVVRTADKERKSDGIRSDLADVIERHAFGSDERRPEAVKRLREKNRRTARANVLDLCDPDSFIEYGALAIAAQRLRRSTDDLIKKTPADGLITGIGSVNGDMFGHDKARCMVMAYDYSVLAGTQGFFNHKKKDRMLKLAHELGIPVILFATGGGGRPGDVDAMSVVVSGLDYSTFYEFARLSGRVPVVGIVSGPCFAGNAVLAGCCDVIIATGDSNIGMGGPVMIEGGGLGVFKPEEVGPMDIQAGNGVVDIVVECEEETVAAARKYLSYFQGSLSEWQAADQYALRDMIPENRRRVYDVRKVIKTLADMDSFLELRPLYGQSMVTGLIRIEGRPFGLIANDCRHAAGAIEAEGAEKAARLVRLCNAHGLPVLSLCDTPGFMVGPEIETRAQVRRVCRMFVAGAQAHVPYFTVVLRRGYGLGAMAMAKGSFHESVFTASWPSGEFGGMGIEGAVKAGFKRELEAIADPEERKKLFDQLVKTGYDIGKAMNVASFFEIDSVIDPADTRQWIIKGLISVPGGRMKGEIPSRFIDTW